One genomic segment of Panicum virgatum strain AP13 chromosome 2N, P.virgatum_v5, whole genome shotgun sequence includes these proteins:
- the LOC120658063 gene encoding acetylserotonin O-methyltransferase 1-like produces MSAVQETTSPVVHEEPNTHDLHQGYVEMYHHGLVHVKSTALLCAVGLGIPGAIHRRGGAATLPHIATDTGVHPAKRSYLRRLMRVLTFSGVFNSHQPDEGNETLYTLTNVSRILVSDDTAASTPPCDVSAMLRLLARPSTSISTFFSLEEWFRDAGTATLFETALGVPTWGLTKNDASYNRALNDACFADSSFSMGIVLKDAKSANIFRGLGSLVDVGGGHGAAAMAIAKAFPHVKCSVLDLDQVISKAPDLDGTVKFIAGDMFEFIPPADAVFLKYVLDCWDDDHCVKILRQCKRAIPARDDGGKVIIMNVVVGYGAQDNIVKETHVLFDMYMMRYSGAEREEHEWKKIFLEAGFSDYRITPILGFQSIIEVFP; encoded by the exons ATGTCGGCTGTCCAAGAAACCACGTCGCCTGTCGTCCACGAAGAGCCGAACACGCACGACCTGCACCAAGGTTACGTGGAGATGTACCACCACGGCCTCGTCCACGTCAAGTCCACCGCGCTCCTGTGCGCGGTTGGCCTAGGCATCCCTGGCGCCAtccaccgccgcggcggcgccgcgacgCTCCCGCACATCGCCACCGACACCGGCGTCCACCCGGCCAAGCGCTCGTACCTCCGCCGCCTGATGCGCGTGCTCACGTTCTCCGGCGTCTTCAACTCCCATCAGCCTGACGAAGGCAATGAGACCCTCTACACGCTCACGAACGTGTCCCGCATTCTCGTCAGCGACGACACGGCTGCCTCCACTCCGCCGTGCGACGTCTCGGCGATGCTACGCCTCTTGGCGCGCCCCAGCACGTCGATCTCCACGTTCTTCAGCCTGGAGGAGTGGTTCAGAGACGCCGGCACCGCGACGCTCTTCGAGACGGCACTCGGTGTGCCTACGTGGGGCCTGACGAAGAACGACGCCTCGTACAACAGGGCGCTCAACGACGCCTGCTTTGCGGACAGCAGCTTCTCCATGGGTATCGTGCTGAAAGACGCCAAGAGCGCGAACATCTTCCGCGGGCTCGGCTCGCTGGTCGATgttggcggcggccatggcgctgcCGCGATGGCCATTGCCAAGGCATTTCCGCACGTCAAGTGCAGTGTGCTAGACCTCGACCAGGTGATCAGCAAGGCGCCTGATCTAGATGGCACGGTGAAGTTCATCGCCGGTGACATGTTTGAGTTCATTCCACCAGCAGATGCTGTTTTCCTAAAG tatgttttggatTGCTGGGATGATGACCATTGTGTTAAGATACTACGACAGTGCAAGAGAGCAATCCCAGCCAGAGATGACGGAGGAAAAGTGATAATTATGAACGTCGTGGTCGGATACGGGGCGCAGGACAATATAGTCAAAGAGACGCATGTGCTCTTTGATATGTACATGATGCGATATAGTGGTGCTGAGCGAGAGGAGCATGAATGGAAAAAGATCTTCTTAGAAGCTGGGTTTAGTGACTACAGGATTACGCCGATATTGGGTTTTCAATCCATCATTGAGGTTTTTCCGTGA